The Lutra lutra chromosome 10, mLutLut1.2, whole genome shotgun sequence genome contains a region encoding:
- the LOC125079673 gene encoding olfactory receptor 8D1-like — translation MDTGNHSLVTEFILEGLTDQPGLQLPLFFLFLLIYMVCMVGNLGLIFLIRISSQLHTPMYYFLSNLSFIDLCYSTVIIPKLLVNFVSEKNLTSFPECMTQLFSFCFFGIDDSYMLTAMAYDRYVAICNPLLYNVTMSHRICFLLVTSVYTVGAFGALVHTSYISSRSFCGTNVIHHYFCDILPLLNISCSRDYTKELLVMILVGFNVFACALAIFISYAFILSSILRIRSAEGRSKAFSTCSSHLAAVGVFYGSIIFMYFKPSTSDITQEKVASVFYTTVIPMLNPLIYSLRNKDVKESLKKVLNGGLLSWST, via the coding sequence ATGGACACAGGAAATCATTCTTTGGTAACTGAGTTTATCCTTGAGGGGTTAACAGACCAGCCAGGACTCCAGctccccctcttcttcctgtttctattgatctatatggtCTGCATGGTGGGAAATTTGGGCTTGATCTTTTTAATCAGAATTAGTTCTCAGCTTCACACACCCATGTATTATTTTCTCAGTAATTTGTCCTTCATAGATCTCTGCTACTCCACTGTCATAATTCCTAAGCTCTTGGTGAACTTTGTTTCAGAGAAGAATCTCACCTCCTTTCCTGAGTGCATGACTCagctcttttccttctgcttctttggCATTGATGACTCCTACATGCTGACAGCAATGGCGTATGATCGCTATGTTGCCATCTGCAACCCCTTGCTCTACAATGTCACCATGTCCCACAGAATCTGTTTTCTACTAGTCACTAGTGTGTATACAGTGGGCGCCTTTGGAGCCTTGGTCCACACCAGCTACATATCCAGTCGATCCTTCTGTGGAACTAATGTCATCCACCATTACTTCTGTGACATCCTTCCccttctgaatatatcttgctcCAGAGACTACACCAAGGAACTCTTGGTGATGATTTTGGTTGGATTCAATGTATTTGCATGTGCTTTAGCCATCTTTATCTCATATGCCTTCATTCTTTCCAGCATCTTACGCATCCGCTCAGCTGAAGGCAGGTCCAAAGCTTTCAGCACCTGCAGCTCCCACCTTGCAGCTGTTGGGGTCTTCTACGGCTCAATcatcttcatgtattttaaaccATCTACCAGTGACATAACACAGGAGAAGGTGGCTTCTGTGTTTTATACGACAGTGATTCCCATGCTTAACCCCCTTATCTACAGCCTTAGGAATAAGGATGTCAAAGAATCCCTTAAAAAAGTTCTAAATGGTGGGTTACTTTCTTGGTCAACATAG